The following proteins come from a genomic window of Chloroflexota bacterium:
- a CDS encoding cytochrome b N-terminal domain-containing protein, with amino-acid sequence MQLPFVPFKLRRPTTPEVIDFLTKNRVWRSFFRHGYPDTKRNQALLMQTNVFLHLFPVKVRVHSLKATYTWALGLISFYLFLILTITGVLLMFYYVPAEDRAYQAMVKIMSEVNFGLLMRNMHRWAAHAMVLGVFLHMCRVFYTGGHKEPREFNWAIGVILLFVTFFLSFTGYLLPWDQLSFWAVTVGSSLGQYVPPEEIVGKFSILILRGTPEVSQETLVRFYTLHVVGLPLVAAVLLTIHFWRIRKDGGLSGPYGKQE; translated from the coding sequence ATGCAATTGCCTTTTGTGCCATTCAAATTGCGCCGACCGACAACGCCCGAAGTCATTGACTTCCTCACCAAGAACCGCGTGTGGCGCTCGTTCTTCCGCCATGGCTACCCGGACACCAAGCGCAACCAGGCCCTCTTGATGCAGACCAATGTGTTCCTGCATCTGTTCCCCGTCAAGGTGCGCGTGCACTCGCTCAAGGCGACCTACACGTGGGCGCTGGGCCTGATCTCATTCTACCTGTTCCTGATTCTGACCATCACCGGCGTGCTGCTGATGTTCTACTACGTGCCCGCCGAGGACCGCGCGTACCAGGCGATGGTCAAAATCATGTCCGAGGTGAACTTCGGCCTGCTGATGCGCAACATGCACCGCTGGGCTGCGCACGCCATGGTGCTGGGCGTGTTCCTGCACATGTGCCGCGTCTTCTACACCGGCGGCCACAAGGAGCCGCGCGAGTTCAACTGGGCGATCGGCGTCATTCTGCTCTTCGTCACGTTCTTCCTCTCGTTCACGGGCTACCTCCTGCCGTGGGACCAGTTGTCGTTTTGGGCTGTGACGGTCGGCTCGTCGCTCGGCCAGTACGTGCCGCCCGAAGAGATCGTCGGCAAGTTCAGTATCCTGATCCTGCGCGGCACGCCCGAAGTGTCGCAGGAAACGCTGGTGCGTTTCTACACCCTGCACGTCGTCGGCTTGCCGCTGGTGGCCGCCGTCCTGCTCACGATTCACTTCTGGCGCATCCGCAAGGATGGCGGCCTGTCCGGCCCGTACGGCAAGCAGGAATAG
- a CDS encoding menaquinol-cytochrome C reductase gives MSIESKDYGGPLRPLLIAGHEKTLERVELRPDDQVMSFPYMIVPSIAVAFGTVVVMTICSILVNAPLKELANPDHTPNPSKAPWYFMNLQELLLHMNPSLAGVIIPTNLVPLLLIAIPYIDRKVDNVGHWFMTQKGKEIALFSFIYTWVSGIALVLFDSYFTLDPELDKVPRSGGAFKAVAEYLVKHQGAPEWLTTSPTINGFAILPYPDWLTGWVLPFSCIIGLALLLCIIVRMRWKGGIEEMMLALFTGFVATYFLTTILGALFRGPSQLLGWPWGHPNGYNPIDDLL, from the coding sequence ATGTCCATTGAATCAAAAGATTACGGGGGCCCGCTTCGCCCTCTGCTGATCGCCGGCCACGAGAAGACGCTCGAACGCGTCGAGTTGCGCCCGGACGATCAGGTGATGTCGTTCCCGTACATGATTGTGCCGAGCATCGCCGTCGCGTTCGGGACGGTCGTCGTCATGACCATCTGCTCGATCCTGGTCAACGCGCCGCTCAAGGAACTGGCCAACCCGGACCACACGCCGAACCCGTCCAAAGCGCCGTGGTACTTCATGAACCTGCAGGAACTGCTGTTGCACATGAACCCGTCGCTGGCCGGCGTCATCATCCCGACGAACCTCGTGCCGCTGCTGCTGATCGCCATCCCGTACATCGACCGCAAGGTCGACAACGTCGGCCATTGGTTCATGACGCAGAAGGGCAAGGAGATCGCGCTCTTCTCGTTCATTTACACTTGGGTGTCCGGCATTGCGCTGGTGCTGTTCGACTCGTACTTCACGCTGGATCCCGAGTTGGACAAGGTGCCGCGCTCGGGCGGCGCGTTCAAGGCGGTCGCGGAATACCTGGTGAAGCACCAGGGCGCGCCCGAGTGGCTGACCACATCGCCGACCATCAACGGCTTTGCCATTCTGCCGTACCCCGACTGGCTGACTGGCTGGGTCTTGCCGTTTAGCTGCATTATCGGGCTGGCCCTGCTGCTGTGCATCATCGTGCGCATGCGCTGGAAGGGCGGCATCGAGGAGATGATGCTCGCGCTGTTCACGGGCTTCGTGGCCACCTATTTCCTGACGACGATCCTCGGCGCGCTGTTCCGCGGGCCGAGCCAGTTGCTGGGCTGGCCGTGGGGACATCCCAACGGCTATAACCCGATTGACGATCTGCTGTAA
- a CDS encoding Rieske 2Fe-2S domain-containing protein encodes MTQATQTAQKGGGLTRRQFLAIGWTVAGLVAAGEAGVATLSFMYPRLAPGSFGGVVNIGALGDILKDLPDAKAKPADRFVNSGRFYLTRTDDGILALYRKCVHLGCVVPWNVTEDQFHCPCHGSLYDRRGIVLGGPAPRPLDIFPIKDDGAGNLLVDTGKVTKRADYQPSQAFPVNG; translated from the coding sequence ATGACTCAAGCGACCCAAACCGCGCAGAAGGGCGGAGGCCTGACGCGCCGGCAGTTCCTGGCGATCGGCTGGACCGTGGCGGGCCTGGTCGCAGCCGGCGAGGCCGGCGTGGCGACCCTGTCATTCATGTATCCGCGCCTTGCTCCGGGCTCGTTCGGTGGCGTGGTCAATATCGGCGCGCTGGGCGATATTTTGAAAGATCTGCCCGACGCGAAGGCGAAACCGGCCGACCGCTTTGTCAACAGCGGCCGCTTCTACCTGACTCGTACCGATGACGGCATTCTGGCGCTGTATCGCAAGTGCGTGCACCTCGGCTGCGTGGTGCCCTGGAACGTCACCGAAGACCAGTTCCACTGCCCGTGCCACGGCTCGCTGTATGACCGGCGCGGCATCGTGTTGGGCGGACCGGCGCCGCGACCACTCGATATCTTTCCGATCAAGGACGACGGAGCCGGCAACCTGCTGGTCGATACCGGGAAGGTTACAAAGCGCGCGGATTACCAGCCTAGCCAGGCTTTCCCGGTGAACGGTTAG
- a CDS encoding c-type cytochrome, producing MQKNQATYTGVILWSFVVLLIAAPGYLVFDLLYRQSAKQEAFLEEDIKMGSYVFASSQCWNCHGFVGQGGVGLPLNKTEELRARENKQPFIINTITRGRLNTQMPVWGKAEGGPLDAQQIAAVRAFLLDGTHWGQYWDMDPKVLNADGKIIEGKVGAKTWKPTETYLKDHALLPPCAADDLVCKGKIVFGGPCQACHNTNAETKVGPGLAGIFQKDKLPNGKPVNDANVMEWIQKGSASYKTEGAPFMPSYELQVKGDDLKNVIEYLKTLKK from the coding sequence ATGCAAAAGAATCAAGCGACATATACCGGTGTCATTCTCTGGTCGTTCGTGGTGCTGCTGATTGCCGCGCCTGGTTATCTGGTTTTCGACCTGCTGTACCGCCAAAGCGCCAAACAGGAAGCATTCCTGGAAGAAGATATCAAGATGGGGTCGTACGTGTTTGCCTCATCTCAGTGCTGGAACTGCCACGGGTTCGTTGGCCAGGGCGGCGTCGGTTTGCCGCTGAACAAGACCGAAGAACTGCGCGCGCGCGAAAACAAGCAGCCGTTCATCATCAACACGATCACCCGCGGCCGCCTGAACACCCAGATGCCGGTGTGGGGCAAGGCCGAAGGCGGTCCGCTCGATGCGCAGCAGATCGCGGCGGTGCGCGCATTCCTTCTCGATGGCACCCACTGGGGCCAGTACTGGGATATGGACCCCAAAGTGCTCAACGCCGACGGCAAGATTATCGAAGGTAAGGTTGGCGCCAAGACGTGGAAACCGACCGAGACGTACCTGAAAGACCACGCGTTACTGCCGCCGTGCGCAGCGGACGATCTGGTCTGCAAGGGCAAGATCGTCTTCGGCGGCCCATGCCAGGCGTGCCATAACACCAACGCCGAGACCAAGGTGGGCCCCGGGCTGGCTGGCATCTTCCAGAAGGACAAGTTACCGAACGGCAAGCCGGTCAACGATGCGAATGTGATGGAGTGGATCCAGAAGGGCTCGGCGTCGTACAAGACCGAGGGCGCTCCGTTCATGCCGTCCTACGAACTGCAGGTCAAGGGCGACGATCTGAAGAACGTGATCGAGTATCTGAAGACGCTGAAGAAGTAG
- a CDS encoding RidA family protein: MNTQVIATPNAPAAIGPYSQGKTVGGFIFTAGQIPLDPKDASKPFPPTIQEQTHRVFQNLAAILEAAGSDLEHVVKTTVFMTDLSEFAAMNEVYAQYFKQQPPARSTVQVSALPRGARVEIEAIAVARGG; this comes from the coding sequence ATGAATACACAAGTCATTGCCACACCCAACGCCCCGGCTGCCATTGGACCGTATTCGCAGGGCAAAACGGTCGGCGGCTTCATCTTCACGGCTGGACAGATCCCGTTGGACCCGAAAGACGCGTCCAAGCCGTTCCCGCCTACCATTCAGGAGCAGACGCACCGGGTCTTCCAGAACCTGGCGGCGATCCTGGAAGCGGCGGGCAGCGATCTGGAGCACGTCGTGAAGACGACCGTGTTTATGACCGATCTGTCCGAGTTTGCGGCGATGAATGAGGTGTACGCGCAGTACTTTAAGCAGCAGCCGCCGGCGCGCTCGACCGTGCAGGTTTCGGCCCTGCCGCGCGGCGCGCGCGTTGAAATTGAAGCTATTGCGGTGGCCAGGGGCGGTTAG
- a CDS encoding ATP-dependent Clp protease ATP-binding subunit: MSNKFDRFTKKARQVLTFAQEEAQLMNHGYIGTEHLLLGLVREQTSIPAKILSELGVDLQKTRDIVEEMVGKGKRGQFGRVSLTPRTKRVIELAVDEARRMGHHYIGPEHLLLGLVREGDGIAADVLQTLGLNLEKLRGLALQQMKEMPAMAGEKAPAAKGDKKNETPLVDQLGTDVTAQAQEGQLDPVIGRKNEIERVIQILSRRRKNNPALIGEPGIGKTAIVEGLAQRIVSGNVPENLLNKRVVMLDVGSLVAGTIYRGQFEERLKRVIDEIKQSKSILFIDEVHMLVGAGAAGSSVDAANILKPALARGELQCIGATTLDEYRKHIESDPALERRFQPIHVEEPSIAETIQILRGVRERYEAHHNLKISDEALESAANLAARYIADRFMPDKAIDLIDEASARVRLYRGTPKKPAVAADGAVREKDAFDLPALDADDLPIPDGADDVQMNLGTAWDRPAETPGPIVSAEDIAEVVSMWTGVPVTRIAGEESARLLSMESDMHHRVVGQEDAIKAIARAVRRSRAGLKDPKRPIGSFVFLGPTGVGKTEVAKALAELLFGSEQALIKLDMSEYQERHTVSRMIGAPPGYVGFDEGGQLTEMVRRRPYSVVLLDEIEKAHPDAFNVLLQVMEDGQLTDGKGRRVDFRNTIIIMTSNVGADLIKRETSLGFTATRRDDSIDTKARYDKMKDKVLKELKDLFRPEFLNRVDSIVVFSALTRDEIKQIVDLELSKLRPRLLEHQITLSIAEPARELLAEKGYDPAFGARPLKRLIQSLVEDPLSEGLLSGKFRSGDTVLAERAGNELDLQPVGRPDGGEGQPEAAPREAEPAPSV, translated from the coding sequence ATGTCCAATAAATTCGACCGTTTTACCAAGAAGGCCAGACAGGTTCTGACGTTTGCGCAGGAAGAAGCGCAACTGATGAACCACGGCTACATAGGCACCGAGCACTTGCTGCTCGGCCTGGTGCGCGAGCAGACGAGCATTCCGGCTAAGATTCTGAGCGAACTGGGTGTCGACCTGCAGAAGACGCGTGATATCGTCGAGGAGATGGTTGGCAAGGGCAAGCGCGGACAGTTCGGGCGCGTCAGCCTGACGCCGCGCACCAAGCGCGTGATCGAACTCGCCGTGGACGAGGCCCGCCGCATGGGCCACCACTACATCGGCCCCGAGCACCTGCTGCTCGGCCTGGTGCGCGAGGGCGACGGCATCGCCGCCGACGTGCTGCAGACGCTCGGCCTGAATCTGGAGAAACTGCGCGGGCTGGCCCTGCAGCAGATGAAGGAAATGCCCGCGATGGCGGGCGAAAAGGCGCCGGCCGCCAAAGGTGACAAGAAGAACGAGACGCCGCTGGTCGACCAACTGGGCACCGATGTCACCGCGCAGGCACAGGAAGGGCAACTCGATCCGGTCATCGGCCGCAAGAACGAGATCGAGCGCGTGATCCAGATATTGTCACGCCGCCGCAAGAACAACCCGGCGCTCATCGGCGAGCCGGGCATCGGCAAGACGGCGATCGTCGAGGGGCTGGCGCAGCGCATCGTGAGCGGCAACGTGCCGGAGAACCTGCTGAACAAGCGCGTCGTGATGCTCGACGTCGGCTCGCTGGTGGCCGGCACGATCTACCGCGGCCAGTTCGAGGAGCGCCTCAAGCGCGTCATCGACGAGATCAAGCAGTCGAAGAGCATCCTGTTCATCGACGAAGTGCACATGCTGGTCGGCGCGGGCGCGGCCGGCAGCTCGGTGGATGCGGCCAACATCCTGAAGCCGGCGCTGGCGCGCGGCGAGTTGCAGTGCATCGGCGCGACCACGCTCGACGAATATCGCAAGCACATCGAGAGCGATCCGGCGCTGGAGCGGCGCTTCCAGCCGATCCACGTCGAAGAGCCGAGCATCGCCGAGACGATCCAGATCCTGCGCGGCGTGCGCGAGCGTTACGAGGCGCACCACAACCTGAAGATCTCCGACGAGGCGCTGGAGAGCGCGGCCAACCTGGCGGCGCGCTACATCGCCGACCGGTTCATGCCCGACAAGGCGATCGACCTGATCGACGAGGCATCGGCGCGCGTGCGGCTGTATCGCGGCACGCCCAAGAAGCCCGCCGTCGCCGCCGATGGCGCGGTGCGCGAGAAGGATGCCTTCGATCTGCCTGCGCTCGATGCGGACGACCTGCCAATTCCCGACGGCGCGGACGACGTGCAGATGAACCTGGGCACGGCGTGGGACCGCCCCGCCGAGACGCCCGGCCCGATCGTCAGCGCCGAGGACATCGCCGAAGTGGTCTCCATGTGGACCGGCGTGCCGGTCACGCGTATTGCCGGCGAAGAGTCGGCCCGGCTGTTGAGCATGGAAAGCGACATGCACCACCGGGTGGTGGGGCAGGAAGATGCCATCAAGGCGATTGCCAGGGCGGTACGCCGCTCGCGCGCCGGCCTGAAGGATCCTAAGCGGCCGATCGGCTCGTTTGTGTTCCTGGGACCAACCGGCGTCGGCAAGACCGAGGTGGCCAAGGCGTTGGCCGAGTTGCTGTTCGGCAGCGAGCAGGCGCTGATCAAATTGGACATGTCGGAGTACCAGGAGCGCCACACCGTCAGCCGCATGATCGGCGCGCCGCCGGGCTACGTCGGCTTTGACGAGGGCGGGCAGTTGACCGAGATGGTCCGCCGCCGCCCGTACTCCGTCGTGCTGCTCGACGAGATTGAGAAGGCGCACCCGGACGCGTTTAACGTCCTCCTGCAGGTCATGGAAGACGGCCAGTTGACCGACGGCAAGGGCCGCCGCGTAGACTTCCGCAACACGATCATCATCATGACGTCCAATGTCGGCGCCGACCTGATCAAGCGCGAAACGAGCCTGGGCTTCACGGCCACGCGCAGGGACGACTCGATCGACACCAAGGCGCGCTACGACAAGATGAAGGACAAGGTGCTGAAGGAGCTCAAGGACCTGTTCCGGCCGGAGTTCCTGAACCGCGTGGACAGCATCGTCGTGTTCTCGGCGCTGACGCGCGACGAGATCAAGCAGATCGTCGACCTGGAGTTGAGCAAGCTCCGGCCGCGGCTGCTGGAGCATCAGATCACGCTGTCGATCGCCGAGCCGGCGCGCGAGTTGCTGGCCGAGAAGGGCTACGACCCGGCCTTCGGGGCGCGCCCGCTGAAGCGGCTGATCCAAAGCCTCGTTGAGGACCCGCTGTCGGAGGGCCTGCTCTCCGGCAAGTTCCGCAGCGGCGACACGGTGCTGGCCGAGCGCGCGGGCAACGAGCTTGACTTGCAGCCGGTCGGCCGCCCGGATGGCGGCGAGGGGCAACCCGAAGCTGCGCCGCGTGAAGCCGAACCGGCGCCGAGCGTGTAA
- a CDS encoding GNAT family N-acetyltransferase, protein MPATLRFEPVTWWNRRDFVRLTRETLWSPAWPGDERVWRELEHGPETVRRGARLIYDGRTPVGRVIVPHIGDWLIVRDLSLRDTSGLPERAADALLDLAARQSAAYVRASVQGPYWPALAARGLREQKRRTTMRRDLRTLPPTFTAANTRHPDAADCDLLGQLLFAAYAGTADDDGEDVDVWTSHAYDIIGGQFGPYVPAASFVTPVDAPYHCAALVVDCAPGCGVLGQVATRPEQANRGQARRLIGYALAALAGAGYHTCFLEVTLSNANAIHLYRSLGFEIVGPEIFFGYKWLQKQKDHSIVEV, encoded by the coding sequence ATGCCCGCCACACTCCGTTTCGAGCCTGTCACCTGGTGGAACCGGCGCGACTTTGTCCGCCTGACCCGCGAGACGCTCTGGAGCCCGGCCTGGCCGGGCGATGAGCGCGTCTGGCGCGAACTGGAGCATGGCCCCGAAACGGTTCGGCGCGGCGCGCGGCTGATCTACGACGGGCGCACGCCCGTCGGCCGCGTCATCGTTCCGCACATCGGCGACTGGCTGATCGTGCGCGACCTGTCATTGCGCGACACGTCCGGCCTGCCCGAGCGCGCCGCCGATGCGTTACTCGACCTGGCGGCGCGGCAGTCCGCCGCGTACGTGCGCGCGAGCGTGCAGGGGCCATACTGGCCGGCACTGGCGGCGCGCGGCCTGCGCGAGCAAAAGCGCCGCACGACCATGCGCCGGGACTTGCGGACGCTGCCCCCCACATTCACCGCCGCCAACACCCGCCACCCCGATGCCGCCGACTGCGATCTGCTCGGCCAGTTGCTGTTCGCCGCGTATGCCGGCACTGCGGACGACGATGGCGAGGACGTGGACGTCTGGACCTCGCATGCCTACGACATCATCGGCGGGCAGTTTGGACCGTACGTTCCGGCGGCTTCATTCGTTACCCCGGTGGACGCGCCATACCATTGCGCGGCGCTGGTGGTAGATTGCGCGCCCGGCTGCGGCGTGCTGGGGCAGGTGGCGACACGTCCCGAGCAGGCCAATCGGGGCCAGGCTCGCCGGCTAATCGGTTATGCGCTGGCCGCACTGGCGGGCGCGGGCTACCACACCTGCTTCCTCGAAGTGACGCTCTCGAACGCCAATGCGATTCACCTCTACCGCTCGCTCGGCTTCGAGATCGTGGGCCCGGAGATCTTCTTCGGGTACAAGTGGCTGCAAAAGCAGAAGGACCATTCAATAGTCGAAGTGTAG
- a CDS encoding endonuclease/exonuclease/phosphatase family protein translates to MRLRIMTYNIKAGRYHPDGLEAAVRVVKRHAPDILALQEVDEGMPRTNGVAQTDWLARRLRMRGLYAPALERDGGRYGIALLTRLPVQAHERRLLFRPQYPDTDRRPRHDSEPRVALAAVLDSAAGPLRVFVTHIGLTPDQRSVQAREVAAFADGWGGRAPALIAGDFNCDPDAPELEALRAGYTDACALRGVSGDARFTFPSGALGARAPEGWRGAIDTVWVSPGLTVHAARVAADESCASDHQPVIVDFSIGA, encoded by the coding sequence ATGCGTTTGCGTATCATGACGTACAACATCAAAGCGGGACGTTACCATCCCGATGGGCTGGAGGCCGCCGTGCGCGTGGTCAAGCGCCACGCGCCGGACATCCTGGCCCTGCAAGAAGTCGATGAGGGGATGCCGCGCACCAACGGCGTGGCGCAGACCGATTGGTTGGCGCGCCGCCTGCGCATGCGCGGGTTGTATGCGCCCGCGCTGGAGCGCGATGGCGGCCGCTACGGCATTGCGCTGTTGACGCGCCTGCCGGTGCAGGCGCACGAGCGCCGGTTGCTCTTCCGTCCGCAATACCCGGATACCGACCGCCGGCCGCGCCATGACAGCGAGCCGCGCGTGGCGTTGGCCGCCGTGCTGGACAGCGCAGCGGGCCCGCTGCGGGTCTTCGTCACCCATATCGGCCTGACGCCGGATCAGCGTTCCGTACAGGCGCGCGAGGTGGCGGCGTTCGCGGACGGCTGGGGCGGCCGCGCGCCCGCATTGATCGCCGGCGACTTCAACTGCGATCCTGATGCACCCGAACTGGAGGCGCTGCGCGCCGGCTACACGGACGCCTGCGCCCTGCGCGGCGTGAGCGGCGACGCGCGCTTTACGTTCCCGTCGGGTGCGCTCGGCGCGCGCGCGCCCGAAGGCTGGCGTGGCGCCATTGACACCGTCTGGGTATCGCCGGGCCTCACGGTTCACGCGGCGCGGGTCGCCGCCGATGAGTCGTGCGCCAGCGACCACCAGCCGGTCATCGTGGACTTCTCCATCGGGGCCTGA
- a CDS encoding MFS transporter: MSLRTMFNFSSAPPDATPVQRRNFINVQVDAVGVGLASAAAPFLPVFLARLGASNTEVGLLTAMPGFTGLIIAIAIGRFLQGRKQIVPWFSGARLIVLSSYAATGLAPFIVPRQYLVVSILAIWALATIPQTMVNVAFSVVMNAVAGPTGRYDLMSRRWSILGLTTALTVVIVGQVLDSIGFPFNYQIVFVALSLGGLVSYYFSSHISLPDAEPPPRVEGQSARARVKGYFALIRSERSFVVFAAKRFVFLSGSQLAVPLFPLYFVREVHASDAWIGLINTAQSAIMMVGYFVWMRQTRTRGTRFVLVSTTMGLSLYPLLTAFTHQVEWIVLYAALAGIFQAGVDLVLFDELMKTFPAKYSATFVSLAQSLQNLSSMLAPLVGTLLSMYIGISGALVVSAAIRLLGCALFAWGGPEPKAAAAGAALPAETPDR; the protein is encoded by the coding sequence GTGTCACTCCGAACCATGTTCAACTTCTCATCGGCGCCGCCGGATGCGACGCCGGTCCAGCGGCGCAACTTCATCAACGTGCAGGTGGACGCGGTCGGCGTCGGCCTGGCCAGCGCGGCAGCGCCGTTCCTGCCGGTGTTTCTGGCGCGCCTCGGCGCGAGCAACACCGAGGTTGGCCTGCTGACGGCCATGCCCGGCTTCACCGGATTGATCATCGCCATCGCCATCGGGCGCTTCCTGCAGGGACGCAAACAGATCGTGCCGTGGTTCAGCGGCGCGCGGCTGATTGTGCTCTCATCCTATGCGGCTACCGGCCTCGCGCCGTTCATCGTGCCGCGCCAGTACCTGGTCGTGTCGATCCTCGCCATCTGGGCGCTGGCGACCATCCCGCAGACGATGGTCAATGTGGCGTTCTCGGTGGTGATGAACGCGGTCGCCGGCCCCACGGGGCGCTATGACCTCATGAGCCGCCGCTGGTCGATCCTCGGTCTGACGACGGCGCTGACGGTCGTGATCGTCGGGCAGGTGCTGGACAGCATCGGCTTTCCGTTCAACTATCAGATCGTGTTTGTGGCGCTGTCGCTCGGCGGCCTGGTCAGCTACTATTTTTCGAGCCACATCAGCCTACCGGATGCCGAGCCACCGCCGCGCGTCGAGGGGCAGTCGGCGCGGGCGCGCGTCAAAGGCTACTTCGCGCTGATTCGCAGCGAACGCTCGTTTGTCGTCTTCGCGGCGAAACGGTTCGTCTTCCTGTCCGGCTCGCAGTTGGCCGTGCCGCTGTTCCCGCTATATTTTGTGCGCGAGGTACACGCCAGCGACGCCTGGATCGGCCTGATCAACACGGCGCAGTCCGCGATCATGATGGTCGGCTACTTCGTCTGGATGCGGCAGACGCGCACGCGCGGCACGCGCTTCGTGCTGGTTAGCACGACCATGGGCCTGTCACTCTACCCGCTGCTGACGGCGTTCACGCACCAGGTCGAGTGGATCGTGCTGTATGCCGCGCTGGCCGGTATCTTCCAGGCCGGCGTCGATCTGGTGCTGTTCGACGAGCTGATGAAGACGTTTCCCGCGAAATACAGCGCGACCTTCGTTTCGCTGGCGCAGAGCCTGCAAAACCTCTCCTCAATGCTTGCGCCGCTTGTCGGCACGCTGCTCTCCATGTATATCGGTATCAGCGGCGCGCTGGTGGTCTCGGCGGCGATTCGTCTGCTGGGCTGTGCGCTGTTCGCGTGGGGCGGGCCGGAGCCTAAGGCGGCCGCCGCGGGCGCTGCGCTGCCCGCCGAGACGCCGGACCGCTGA
- a CDS encoding MFS transporter → MSFESLAPLRYRNFRLIWSAQLISAGGMQMQRAVILWHIYKLTDNVSMAAIALGLIALFRALPAILFSMIGGVIADARDRRRVLLITQSAMMLIAAGLALSTFMGVVSVPLIYLAVFLTGAAGSFDGPARQSMVATLVPPRYLANAFSLNSVMAEVGYIAGPGIGGLLIGLLGTEGIAYIYVIIAASFLAIIVALTLMAPLPVAAEPLRFGDGAAGARQFVAALVEGVQFMRRSPVVMWAMLTDFFANFFASANTLMPIFADQYLKVGPQGYGLLLAAPSIGSISAAIIMSLRPVRHNPGRIILAGVLLFGLATTLFGLSVLVEPLMRAVGGPLVILGVPVAFVFALVTFGLTGTGDTISMILRQTVRQLATPDRLRGRMTAINTMFAMGGPQLGDLEAGIVASLWGTPFAIVSGGIGCLLAVLVVLRWGGPLVNYDGAHLRAPHAEDAPPPAPAAAPAGE, encoded by the coding sequence ATGAGCTTTGAGTCCCTCGCGCCTCTGCGCTATCGCAATTTCCGGCTGATCTGGTCGGCGCAACTGATTTCGGCCGGCGGCATGCAGATGCAGCGCGCCGTCATCCTCTGGCATATCTATAAGCTAACCGACAACGTCTCGATGGCGGCGATCGCGCTTGGCCTGATTGCGCTCTTCCGCGCGCTGCCGGCGATCCTGTTCTCGATGATCGGCGGCGTCATCGCCGATGCGCGCGATCGCCGCCGGGTGCTGCTGATCACCCAGAGCGCCATGATGCTGATCGCGGCCGGACTCGCGCTGTCGACCTTCATGGGCGTCGTGTCGGTGCCGCTCATCTATCTCGCAGTCTTTCTGACCGGTGCGGCCGGCTCGTTCGATGGCCCGGCGCGCCAGTCGATGGTTGCCACGCTGGTACCGCCGCGCTACCTGGCCAACGCGTTCAGCCTCAACTCGGTCATGGCCGAGGTCGGCTACATCGCCGGCCCCGGCATCGGCGGCCTGCTGATCGGGCTGCTGGGCACTGAGGGCATCGCGTATATCTACGTGATCATCGCGGCGTCGTTCCTGGCGATCATCGTGGCGCTGACACTCATGGCGCCGCTACCAGTTGCGGCTGAGCCACTACGCTTTGGAGACGGGGCGGCCGGCGCGCGCCAGTTTGTCGCCGCGCTTGTCGAAGGCGTGCAGTTCATGCGCCGCTCGCCGGTGGTCATGTGGGCGATGCTGACCGACTTCTTCGCCAACTTCTTCGCTTCGGCCAACACGCTGATGCCGATCTTCGCGGACCAGTACCTGAAGGTGGGGCCGCAGGGTTACGGTCTGCTGCTGGCCGCGCCATCGATCGGCTCAATCAGCGCCGCCATCATTATGTCACTCCGCCCGGTGCGCCACAATCCGGGTCGCATCATCCTGGCCGGCGTCTTGCTGTTTGGCCTGGCGACGACATTGTTCGGCCTGTCGGTGTTGGTGGAGCCGTTGATGCGCGCGGTGGGCGGCCCGTTGGTCATCCTGGGCGTGCCGGTGGCCTTTGTGTTTGCGCTCGTGACGTTCGGGCTGACGGGCACCGGCGACACGATCAGCATGATCCTGCGGCAGACGGTGCGCCAGTTGGCGACGCCCGACCGGCTGCGTGGGCGCATGACGGCGATCAACACGATGTTTGCGATGGGCGGGCCGCAACTGGGCGACTTGGAAGCGGGCATCGTGGCCAGCCTGTGGGGCACGCCGTTCGCGATCGTCAGCGGCGGCATCGGCTGCCTGCTCGCTGTGCTGGTGGTGCTGCGCTGGGGCGGTCCGCTGGTGAATTACGACGGCGCGCATTTGCGCGCGCCGCACGCCGAGGACGCGCCGCCGCCCGCACCGGCGGCCGCTCCCGCCGGAGAGTAG